The DNA window GTCCAGACCTCTGTGGAGATGCGGAGAAATCCTACCCGCAGCATGCTGTAGGAACCGTGCGTCGCAAGTGATTGAGTATGGGTTGGAGGCTCTATATTCCCTTTCGGCCGGAGTCGAACAATTGCACAGTGGTTTCCATGGTTCCGCGACGTCGGGTCCACGATGTCGGACTGACGATGTCATCGGAGATCGCGACATAGCTAGCTATGCGATGGCCGGGTAACAACGCTGGAATGTGAATCATGTCGAGCCCGTGCCTCGCCCAGTCATGCTCCTAGCCGGTGGCTTGTCTCAATAACTGATCCCTTGCTGCGGGCGCCGACAGTCGTTTTTTGTATGTACCAGATGTACTAGGTACTCTGTCAACAATGGGGAGTGGTGCTGCTCGGCATGTACACAGGACCTAACTGGGGCCCCTCTCGATGCCGCCGTTGTATGTATGGGCTGGTATGTATGATCCTTCCACCGAAAGGATGAGCAGAGGATGTTGGCCCCGACATGGCTGGTCCATCTTAGCGAGGCTTCTTCCCCTCATCACATATCGCAACTACCAAATCGTAgatgatatatatatacgATCTATGGAATAGTTAATCTGACGTCTCCTATCCTATCGGTATCGCCGTCTGCTGTGTCCATGCATGCGGGTAGCCGCATCACCAGTGGCGAGgctcttccttttctttccgaGTTAACGTAATAAAATACACCCGAGATACATACTTTGGAAACCGCGGCTGGACCCACTCGCTATGTCTTTCTTGGATCCCAAACGGTCGACGCTAGGGGATCATGTTTTAGGGCCCGGCCGAAGCTGGGAGAGGTGAGGCCCGGACAACAGTTTAGTCGTTCATTATGATGAGCACTGTCCGAGCAGATCTCTGAGGATCCCCCAAACCAGCGGTCAACTTTTTgtggtttcttttttcagTATGGATGGATGTATACCTGTCTGCCTAGCAACGACTTGACAGATCCAATGCAGGTTTCATGCATCCCGGGTTACCCGTAGCGCTTGCCAATCAAGCGATCGGGAGGTCGACTTATTTTTCACATTAACGGGCGGTGATTGGGATAGGGCCCGTCGATGGAGTCGCTGGGTGGATATTTCGCAGGCGAAAAAACACATGGAGACCCAATTTTGCCCCGTCGGGGAATGCGCTATTCATTCCAGCGCTCCACCGGCATTTGCGACGGTGTTATTGCCATCGGCCTGATGATTATCATCATGATGTCGCAGAGCCCTGCATGAGGGCGGGGACAGTAGTCAACGGGGCCATTAttcaatcaatcaataaatCTAGCGGTGTGTGTGAAGTAGAGGGATTCGTTCGTTAGCTCGTCCAGCCCTTCCATTGTGAAAATGAAACATGCCGGTAATACCATTACCacccgaaaaaaaaaaaaaaaaaacaaaaaaagagGAATCCACCGGTTCCATCGCAGAGATTCCTCAGCGCAGCTCAGACAGTCGCATCTCGATGacccttcctctcttccctcccacccctTCCCCTTTatcctcatcttcattattattttttgtgcttctttttctttccttcgATCTATATCCCTTTTATTATTAACTTCCCTTTTTCATCTCGCTATCCACCATCGTCTCTCCTTTGAATAGTGAATAGCCATCCCCTGGCTCTTACTTCTCTCCTGCTTTCCCGCCTCCCCGGTTCCCAGccgacatcatcatcaccaccacaaccaccacccgTCCCTCCATCGCAACATGCCGTATAATACTCGGCGCAAGTCGCTATCGCTCCCTTCCCTGGGCATCCACCTCCCTAATTCCTCCCGCCGCTCTCCGTCTTTCTCCAAGTCGCACGCGACCGACGATCTCCACCCGTCAAAAAAAGTCAAGAGGTCGCACGACTCAGGCTCCTTATCGCCCGAGCCGTCCCCATTCTCCGCCAATGACTACCGGAACTCCACAGCCATGCGCGCAATCCGGCGCACCGCTTACGAGCATACACCGCCGCCCTCGCCCATGGACGGTGTTGCGCCGAAGATCGATACCGAAGGCATCCACGACGACATCGTTGTCGCCGCCATTGATCAACTAGAGAAAACGGGGAATCGCCCACACTTGGTGAAAGAGCTGGCTGCAGTGCTCATTACATTGAATGCGAATGTCGCCAAGTATGTTTTTGGATATTCTCCGTTGCGAAATGCACCTGCTAATCTTCTCTCTAGTTCGGTGAACCCCGCTGCCCTGCTCTCGTCGCGGCTGGCCGCGTATATGAAGCGCCCATGGACGGCGCTTGCTCCTTGTCCGGTCGCTAAGGAGCTCATTCCCATTCATCCGCGCAAGGTGTACTACTATCTGACGACCTGCCCGCGGCAACCGATCCCGGAGAACTCGGACGACCTGTTGGTCATCGTGGACGGCAAGAACATCACCCCCAGTGTATCTAgcctggatgatgaagacgacgtAATGGCGCGGGAGCGTAGCCCCAGCCCGGAAGTCGACTTGTCTTCCCCTGActttgaagaaggggaagactcctccgcctcttctGCTGAGTCTATCTTCGATAACCATACGCGCCTGATGCACTCAAACCGTGCGGCTTCCCCACCCCTGGAGGGTGACGAGAAGGAATTTACGCAGACGGCCAGCGCAGTGCGCGAGCGCGCATCCGAGGAAAAAGCCAGCCGGACAGACCGGAGTCTTTCCGTACTGTCGGAGGAACTCAGCGTTATGGAAGACTCGCGTGACTCCCCTGTTGACGGTGGATCCCTCTCGCCGGCTGAGCGCATGTCCGAGGAAGAATACAGCGACTACTTTACTCACATGACGGACATGCCAGAACACTCGGATGAAGCCGCTGCCAGCGCACTGTTCGGcacctcgccgtcgccgtcgctcaGCTCGGTTGCCTCGTCGCTCTCATCCGCCACGAGCACAGTCACCGATGCCGAAAAACCCGTTCCACAGATCAGCCTTCCCGAGGCTCCTGTATCGACCCTGAAGCGCTCCTTGGATATGCTGAATAGTGAGCTCTCGGAAGTGGACTTGAAGATGTCCGACCTGACCGAGTCGCATGAGAAGCTGTCCTTGCACCCCCGGACCGAGTCCTTCTTTGACTCGTGGCGGGAGCTTCAGAACCCCGAGTCCGTCGAAATGGATGAACTCGACGAGATGTTTGGAGAAATCTAGCCCTTTTCACTCTCGCCACTCTTGAAACCTTCCACCCCTTACACCATTTTATTTTTGGTTTTGGATCTACCTGTTCTTTCTTGCGCGCCTTGGACCCCCTGTACATGTCTCTCCTCCTTTTAATTCTCCTGTACATATACGCATTTTCGTGATTTCTGGCCCTGGAAGGGCAAAAAGCGAAGCGCCTTACTTGATCTTTGAAATACAGCTTTGGTTGAACCAAATAATGTCCTTGTGCTCACGTAGAATGCATCCATGGACCGGCATGTGTTAGATAAGCTATTCTAAACCCTAACCACCGTTAAAGGTAGTTGACTCGGCACCTTTGTTCCCGCCACTTCGGCTCCATCAGATTATTCTGATCTTGATGTGATCCTGTCCATCCGTGTCAAGAATCCCATGCGGACTGTGTAGCACTCGTCCCGTTTTGTGCCGCATCGCCAGTCCTCCGCAAACCACGGCCCTTCATTGGCTGGAACGACATCCGGTTGCGTCACGGTATCTAGACTCGCGATTTTCTTCCCCCTCGAAGAAATCTCAGCGACACCATCTGCTGTCCCGACTCCAGCAAAAACACCGCTGTCATGACAAGAGAGGACCCACCCCATGATTCTCCGGGTGAGGACATGGCCTCACAGCGCGAACAgccaccagcaccgccagAACGCGAAACCATCCCCACGAACTCGGAGCCCCCTTCCATCGCCTCATCACAAACTACGAGAACGGCCAATGACTACACGAGAAGCCAAGCGGCATTGCATGCGAAAGTGGCGATCCCTCGTCAACGCTCCGGTGTCGCCCCGCGATTCAACCGCCGGGTTCCCCGCGCTTGCGAATCGTGTAGACAGCGCAAGACGAAATGCAGTGGCGATACCCCGGTTTGTCGACAATGTCGCGAGTTAAGGGTCACTTGCCAGTATCCCGCGGGCTGGAAGGAGAGAACCAAAAAGTAGGGCGCaccttttgttttttttttttgttctttttaaaaaaaaaaaattggaaaagaagagctgAAAGCTAATCTGGCCCCCTAGGCAGGTAGAAAAGCTGTCGGAGAAAGCGGCAGACTATGAGAATCTCTTGAGGGACTTGGGAAGCACGGTCGAAACCAAGGCCGCTGACCGGATCAGGAATTTGTTGGATAAGGTGCCAATTTTCCACCCCGCTGTGTCACACATCCTATACTAACAAGAAAACAGCACCACGTTCTGGAACCGGATTACTCTTCAAACAGCCAGTCTCATTCGGTCACCCCCAAAGATGacctggaagcagcagcagaggagccttcttccccatcgTCCATCGGATCCCTGGAGGCGATCGACCGAGTGGATGAGGACCTGAATAGGGATGAACGCACACGAGCGACGGGGTACCTAGGCAAAAACTCGGAGATCACTTGGATGCAGCGGGTGCAGCAAGAGGCAGAACAACGTGCCCAAGGCAAACCAGGCAGGATATCGCCTGCCAAAACCGACCAGAACCCCGACGGTGAATTTACTCTGCATACAGTCAACTACCATTTGGATGACATGGACATCTCTGCGCCTGGACCGGTGCAAACGTATTACATGCCGCCTCGCGAGCTGGCCGATCATTTGTTTGAGGATTATTTGACCACCGTCCACCCATTCTTTCCCATCATCAATCGGCCCTTGTTCCGGGCGCAATACCAGACCTTCTATGATTCTGCTGCTCGTCCCGGTGACAAGTGGCTGGCCATCCTGAATATGATTTTTGCTATTTCTGCAAAACATGCTCACCTGATGGATGCACCGTGGCGTGGAGATTCCCAGGACCATCTGGTGTATTTGACTCGGGCCCGCATCCTCAGCATGAATGGCGATGTTCTTTTCAGTCATCCTGATCTCCAACAGGTTCAGGTGGAGGGGTTGATTGCTTTTTACCTGCTCTCCTCTGATCAGATTAACCGGTAAGTTATTCCGAGTCAATTGACTGAACACAATTTAACACCGCATAGGGCATGGAGGATCTCGGCTTTGGCGGTGCGATCTGCAATCACACTGGGTATCAACATGAAGAATAGCAGCACCTCGACCCCGAACGTTTCCAAGGAGGCTCGCTATCGTGTCTGGTGGTGTCTGTACACATTCGAACACATGTTGGGAATCATGACCGGCCGCGCCACATGTATTCTGGATGGCGTGTGTACCTCACCGTTACCGATTCCCTTTGACGAAGATCAACTAGAAGAGCCAGCGGCTGCCGAAGTTCTCAATGACGCCAGTCTTCGTGACAATCGCATCAACAGCGTGATGGCCAGTTCGTGGGTTCGACACATGCCGCTCAACCCGGCAAATGGTAAAGAGGCCACCAAAGAACGATCCCCGAATTCCGAGTGGCTTACGAGTCTCCCGTTATCTTTCGGGCTTATCTACTCCTATTATTGCGATCTAGCAGTGGTTGCTCAGGAGATCGTCAAGAAGGTATATTCTGTGGATTGCGTGATGGTACCGTGGCCGCATATAGAGAATCGGATAGGGGAACTGAAAGCCAGAATCGACTTGTGGTATTCTCTTCTCCCGCCTGCTCTTGACTTCAGCcgcaaggaggaggaaagtgcagatcttctccgcggGAAGCTGTCCCTGGCCCTCCATTACTACAGTGCCCGCATCACACTGGGACGCCCTTGTCTCTGTCAGCGCGACGCGCGCCCGAGAAATCCCTCCCAAAAACCGTCTTTCAACCACGAAATGGCCGTGATTAGCCTCGAGTCTGCCACACGCATGCTTGACCTCATCCCCGATGAGCCGAACGCCGTCCAGCTGTATCAGATCTGTCCGTGGTGGTGCATCCTGCATTATCTCATGCAGGCGGCAACGGTACTACTTCTGGAACTATCATTCGGCTCCGTTCATGTGCCCGACGAAGAACCGAGATTCATCCAGCTGACTAAAAAATCCATCCGGTGGCTTTACGACATGTCTCAGCACAGCATCGCCTCCCGCCGTGCATGGCAGCTCTGTGATGTTAGTCTGCGAAGACTGGCCGTGGGAATGAAACTCGATGTCAGCGATATGCCCGTGGGCAAGTATCACAGCGAACCCGAAATCCCCCAGAACGCCACTCAATCGGAAGACATCAGCCGGCAGCCTCCTCAATCTGACAATTTATGGGGTCCGCAGGCGCCGTCTCAGATGCCCTTACAGCAGGACTTCTCGGCCTACCCCTCCATGTCAACATCGGAACTTTTGTCCTCGCTGACTGCCGAGGCGCAGTCCGGCGATAGCTACTTCCCCTATGACCCCATCGGCGGGGAGTTCATCCGGTCTTTCTTCCCTGACAATGCTGAGGATGAACAGAACTGGCAATGAATGATACATTCGGACATGTGCAATGGATGAAGAGCACGAACAAAAGCACACGaatctttttttctttttttttcttttgggttCTTGGTTTGTCTTGTAATACATACTCCTCTAACCTTTCCCTCACctctatctttcttcccccgAGAAACACATTTGCGATTCCAatttttttcatttcttttCATCCCTTAATAATCTGCCCTGGTGGCGGGTTCATGTTTTTGCGCAGGCGTCTTTTTTACAGCGAAGAGGCTTGACTACTTTCGGTATGAGTTTGCTTGGGGTTATGGAGTTCGTTACTACTAGATAGAAAAGTGAATCGGTACACCTACCAATAATACCTTTCCGAAACCCGCGGGGAGTCATTGTCCGCAATGACGGGGGAATTGAGGCTCCTTCTAAACGAAGCCTCTAATTTAGACATTGTCCCATAGGTATGCTTGGCATATCTGATTGGTTGTAGCTTGTAGGCTAAATGAACCCAATTGACCCTAAGGGGCTTATGCTTCCACTGCTAGTTAGTGTGTTCTCATCATTCGACTTGCTCATATCCAACAGAGACTATTTATTTATCATAGATTTAACACATTTAATAGTAATACTAAAAATCAAAGATGGGATTGACGGCACGGGAGCCTGGCTACATTCATAGAAGTCCTCATTGTCGTCAACAACCTCGGGAAGACACTCTCCGAACTATTTCTTGTTAGAATGATCAGCCCCAAACTTCAGACTTTAAAGCTGCTCATAGAAGTTACTGTTAGTTATTATGCTTGGTTTATTTCAGAATACTCATGCCATAGCAACCTGCTTTGGCGAGGGGAACAATGGCCACTCAACAGCCTAATAAGTCAAAGGTAACGAATGCAAGCTCTTTCAGATACGGTTACAGCTAGCTTACAAACTACCTCTGATTTAGCCAAATATTTTTCTTTGTGTTTTGGCAGGATCGACAGCTGGTGCTATTGAAATCGGTAAGAAACCCCTTCCCTCGTGGATAGTTATCTTGCAGCCATTATTGACAAAGCATGCACAGCCATAACGTATCCGTTCGAGTTCGCCAAAACCCGATCCCAACTAAACCGGCACCTTCCAAACTCACAGAAACTCCCCTGGCCTCCTTTTCCTTCAAAAGAATGGTACGCCGGCTGCACAACGTTAATCGCCGGCAATGCCTTGAAAGCTGCGATTCGTAAGTCGACTGGGCATATCTTTCATGAATCACCCATCAATCTcacacaaaagaaaaacaggATTCACCGTATTCGATAGTATTAAGAGCCTCTTATGCGACGAGAACGGCCAGATTAGCGGATCTCGGACGATGGTAGCTGGCTTCACAGCTGGTATTGCCGAGTCCGTTTTTGCGGTCACGCCCTTTGAGAGCATCAAGACACAGCTGATTGAGGATCGAAAGCGTGCACAGCCACGAATGAATGGGTTTATCCATGGAACAAGAGTAATTGCGAGCGAACAGGGGATTCGAGGGTTCTTTAAAGGCCTTGTTCCGTCGACTGCGCGGCAAGGGGCGAACAGCGCAGTCAGGTTCACCTCCTATACCACGCTAAAGAAGTATGCCGAGGGGGTGTTTCCTTCTAATGAGAATGGAAAACTGGGTACAGTGGGCACCTTTGCTGTTGGTGGACTGGCCGGTATTATCACGGTGTAAGATGCTATTCTTGACTTTGGTATTGTTCAGCGGCTGATTTGTGACTGGACAATAGATACGCAACTATGCCATTGGATGTGATCAAGACTCGCATGCAAAGCTTAGAGGCTCGTCGCAACTATGCTAACTCTGTTTCCTGTGCGGTGCGCATATTCAGAGAGGAGGGTATCCTGACTTTCTGGTCTGGAGCGCTTCCCCGGCTAGGTCGGCTATCGCTGAGCGGCGCTATTGTTTTCACAGTGTATGACCAATATCTGATATTCCTAATTTATGTGAGATTCACCGACTGACTTTTTTTGACAGATacgagaagatgatggagcTGTTCAAAAAGTTGGACACTCGACCTCTTGTGCGTAAAGCAGAGGAGGGAATATAGTATCTTGCCCGTGCATAGAGTTGTTACAATTTAAACCTTGAATTTTTTTGAGCTCTTCAAAATACGAAAATCGTAGACAGTCAAATTTGAAAGCATCGAAATTTAAGAAAAGAACCCCTTCAAGCCAAGCATAGGTTTAAGGTGCTCTTCAACCCAGTTTGAGAGGCTAGTTAAAACCTCCGCTGTATACTCCGCCGTCGGCCCGGGATTGGGGCCGATCTCCACCCAATGCGAAAACACCCGCATTGACATCTCCATCTTTCCCCACTCGGCAATGGAGGGTCGCTCTCGGAGTGTGAATCTCCAGCTCGGAACATGGAAATCCGGCGATGATTACCCCATCTCGAGAGCTACTGCTACCTCTGAGACAGGAAACCACTGCTTCATAAACTAGCAGCACCTAGCACTCATCTTCTCCCGTTCATGActgctcttcctttttcAATACCAAGATTGTTCATCCGTCGCGTGTCAACTATCGCCAAAATGCCTTCTCTGAAAAAGACCATTCCATATGAGGTATCCTTTAAGTCAGTCGCACTTCACAAATCACAGGGTCTAATATGATCTGCAGTTCAAAGACCCTTCGCTCCTTGAGACCCGTGCCTATGTCGGCGGGAAATGGATAGAGGCTGCGTCTGGCAAAACTTTCCCAGTTTTTGGTAAGAAAATTTCCTAAAAGCTCCCTCCTTAAAAGCTCCTGTTGGAGCTCTACATATGAAGAATCAAAGCTAATGAAGTTCTCAAGATCCCGAGGACGACAAGGAAATCATCCAAGTCACCGACATGGACCGTGACGACGCGCGCTCTGCCATCGAAACCGCCCAAAAAGCATTCGAGACATATAAACGCACGGGTCACCGCGAGCGACGCTTTCTCATGCGGCGCTGGGGAGATCTGATTAAGGAAAATAGAGAAGACCTCGCGGCGCTGTGCACcttggagctgggcaagcCTTTCACCGAGTCTCTGGGGTCGGTCCAATACGCCATCGACTTCGTGGATTGGTTCGAATCGGCTGTGGAAA is part of the Penicillium psychrofluorescens genome assembly, chromosome: 4 genome and encodes:
- a CDS encoding uncharacterized protein (ID:PFLUO_006864-T1.cds;~source:funannotate) — translated: MPYNTRRKSLSLPSLGIHLPNSSRRSPSFSKSHATDDLHPSKKVKRSHDSGSLSPEPSPFSANDYRNSTAMRAIRRTAYEHTPPPSPMDGVAPKIDTEGIHDDIVVAAIDQLEKTGNRPHLVKELAAVLITLNANVANSVNPAALLSSRLAAYMKRPWTALAPCPVAKELIPIHPRKVYYYLTTCPRQPIPENSDDLLVIVDGKNITPSVSSLDDEDDVMARERSPSPEVDLSSPDFEEGEDSSASSAESIFDNHTRLMHSNRAASPPLEGDEKEFTQTASAVRERASEEKASRTDRSLSVLSEELSVMEDSRDSPVDGGSLSPAERMSEEEYSDYFTHMTDMPEHSDEAAASALFGTSPSPSLSSVASSLSSATSTVTDAEKPVPQISLPEAPVSTLKRSLDMLNSELSEVDLKMSDLTESHEKLSLHPRTESFFDSWRELQNPESVEMDELDEMFGEI
- a CDS encoding uncharacterized protein (ID:PFLUO_006865-T1.cds;~source:funannotate); amino-acid sequence: MTREDPPHDSPGEDMASQREQPPAPPERETIPTNSEPPSIASSQTTRTANDYTRSQAALHAKVAIPRQRSGVAPRFNRRVPRACESCRQRKTKCSGDTPVCRQCRELRVTCQYPAGWKERTKKQVEKLSEKAADYENLLRDLGSTVETKAADRIRNLLDKHHVLEPDYSSNSQSHSVTPKDDLEAAAEEPSSPSSIGSLEAIDRVDEDLNRDERTRATGYLGKNSEITWMQRVQQEAEQRAQGKPGRISPAKTDQNPDGEFTLHTVNYHLDDMDISAPGPVQTYYMPPRELADHLFEDYLTTVHPFFPIINRPLFRAQYQTFYDSAARPGDKWLAILNMIFAISAKHAHLMDAPWRGDSQDHLVYLTRARILSMNGDVLFSHPDLQQVQVEGLIAFYLLSSDQINRAWRISALAVRSAITLGINMKNSSTSTPNVSKEARYRVWWCLYTFEHMLGIMTGRATCILDGVCTSPLPIPFDEDQLEEPAAAEVLNDASLRDNRINSVMASSWVRHMPLNPANGKEATKERSPNSEWLTSLPLSFGLIYSYYCDLAVVAQEIVKKVYSVDCVMVPWPHIENRIGELKARIDLWYSLLPPALDFSRKEEESADLLRGKLSLALHYYSARITLGRPCLCQRDARPRNPSQKPSFNHEMAVISLESATRMLDLIPDEPNAVQLYQICPWWCILHYLMQAATVLLLELSFGSVHVPDEEPRFIQLTKKSIRWLYDMSQHSIASRRAWQLCDVSLRRLAVGMKLDVSDMPVGKYHSEPEIPQNATQSEDISRQPPQSDNLWGPQAPSQMPLQQDFSAYPSMSTSELLSSLTAEAQSGDSYFPYDPIGGEFIRSFFPDNAEDEQNWQ
- a CDS encoding uncharacterized protein (ID:PFLUO_006866-T1.cds;~source:funannotate); the encoded protein is MVRRLHNVNRRQCLESCDSIKSLLCDENGQISGSRTMVAGFTAGIAESVFAVTPFESIKTQLIEDRKRAQPRMNGFIHGTRVIASEQGIRGFFKGLVPSTARQGANSAVRFTSYTTLKKYAEGVFPSNENGKLGTVGTFAVGGLAGIITV